One genomic window of Sardina pilchardus chromosome 15, fSarPil1.1, whole genome shotgun sequence includes the following:
- the LOC134102310 gene encoding fibronectin type III domain-containing protein 9 gives MPITVQNITATSAMVSWPSAPVCLDTFYSVMYHPNWNSLLMGYTRKSFLRENRVPVSQTSTLLGNLSPQTTYILCVSCQSVAQPPVREQCQVFNTLYDGAEVSGGRRDLAMGVWLASSLLLLVIAVVLLWGCLYSMCPGQGQPLGEGGRCPAACSPHQSQTLVPGGRGRGGGGGAVQGAGDIRNSSFYTPSCSEEEEEE, from the coding sequence ATGCCCATCACCGTGCAGAACATCACGGCCACGTCGGCCATGGTGAGCTGGCCCTCGGCGCCCGTCTGCCTGGACACCTTCTACAGCGTCATGTACCACCCCAACTGGAACAGCCTGCTGATGGGCTACACGCGCAAGAGCTTCCTGCGCGAGAACCGCGTGCCGGTCAGCCAGACCTCCACGCTGCTGGGCAACCTGAGCCCGCAGACCACCTACATCCTGTGCGTGTCGTGCCAGTCGGTGGCCCAGCCCCCCGTGCGCGAGCAGTGCCAGGTCTTCAACACGCTGTACGACGGCGCGGAGGTGAGCGGCGGGCGCCGCGACCTGGCCATGGGCGTGTGGCTGGCTAGCAGCCTCCTGCTGCTGGTCATCGCCGTGGTGCTGCTCTGGGGCTGCCTGTACTCCATGTGCCCCGGGCAAGGGCAGCcgctgggggaggggggccgTTGCCCCGCAGCGTGCTCCCCACACCAGAGCCAGACCCTGGTGCCCGGcgggagaggaagaggtggaggaggaggtgcagtgcAGGGGGCTGGGGATATAAGAAACAGCAGCTTCTACACGCCCAGCtgcagtgaggaggaggaggaggag